In a genomic window of Quercus lobata isolate SW786 chromosome 4, ValleyOak3.0 Primary Assembly, whole genome shotgun sequence:
- the LOC115984856 gene encoding uncharacterized protein LOC115984856, producing the protein MSSDKMLILTNVFYVPDIKKNLVSANLLCKSSVKVVLELNKLNLSKNGIFVGNGYATDVFSALVLQVSYTFVGYGVYMTPMYNSNHATYGEVGDKYYGMTANMNLWNPYTQERNEFSLSQFWLINGEYGHDLDSIEADAMVYESLYQDKNTRLFISWTDDAYQSTGCYNLLRPGFVQVDKQIAMGATVTPYSKYDGKQYALKFYVWKDVNGGGDWWMNINHRVFGYWPSSIFSILSDSALRVRWGGEVINYNSRGQHTTTQMGNGHFAEEGPGKASFFKHLNVIDGKQIQRAPRDPTTFMTKPNCYNIIDYGGFFYFGGLGRNPNCP; encoded by the exons ATGAGTTCTGACAAGATGCTGATCTTAACCAATGTTTTTTATGTCCCTGATATCAAGAAGAATCTTGTATCTGCCAATTTGTTATGTAAGAGTAGTGTAAAAGTTGTACTTGAATTGAACAAGTTAAACTTGTCCAAGAATGGGATATTTGTAGGAAATGGATATGCTACTGATG TATTTTCTGCTTTAGTCTTACAAGTGTCATACACGTTTGTGGGTTATGGTGTCTACATGACTCCCATGTACAATAGCaat CATGCAACGTATGGTGAGGTTGGAGATAAGTATTATGGAATGACGGCAAACATGAACCTATGGAACCCCTATACCCAGGAAAGAAATGAATTTAGCTTATCTCAATTCTGGTTGATAAATGGTGAATATGGTCACGATCTTGATTCCATTGAAGCCGACGCGATG GTTTACGAAAGTCTATATCAAGATAAAAACACTAGACTTTTCATATCTTGGACT GATGATGCATATCAAAGTACAGGTTGCTACAATCTGTTGCGCCCTGGCTTTGTTCAAGTTGACAAACAGATTGCGATGGGTGCAACTGTCACCCCTTATTCCAAGTATGATGGTAAGCAATATGCACTCAAGTTCTATGTTTGGAAG GACGTTAATGGAGGGGGAGACTGGTGGATGAATATTAACCACAGAGTCTTTGGATATTGGCCATCTTCCATATTCTCGATCCTGTCTGATAGTGCTTTAAGAGTTAGATGGGGAGGAGAGGTCATAAATTATAATTCAAGGGGGCAGCACACCACAACACAAATGGGCAATGGCCATTTCGCAGAAGAAGGGCCCGGCAAGGCTAGTTTCTTCAAACATCTCAATGTCATTGATGGTAAACAAATTCAAAGGGCTCCCCGGGACCCTACAACATTCATGACGAAACCCAATTGCTATAATATCATAGATTATGGAGGCTTCTTTTATTTTGGCGGTCTGGGTAGAAACCCCAATTGTCCATGA